The following proteins come from a genomic window of Lolium rigidum isolate FL_2022 chromosome 5, APGP_CSIRO_Lrig_0.1, whole genome shotgun sequence:
- the LOC124652586 gene encoding protein LOL2-like isoform X1: MVVSNRCEIVCCYTLTCPGRNSAGMQSQIVCHGCRSVLLYPRGAPSVCCAVCHAVTSAPPPGMEMAQLICVGCRTLLMYTRNASTVRCSCCDTVNLARPAPPVSSIAHVNCGQCQTVLMYPYGASSVKCAICNFITNIGMNTIRPLPHTMPAPNGTSYNVPSTSAPSTQSQNVTVVVENPMTVDDKGKLVSNVVVGVTSGGKK; this comes from the exons ATGGTAGTATCGAATCGGTGTGAAATTGTGTGTTGCTACACGCTGACCTGCCCCGGTCGAAATTCCGCAGGCATGCAGAGCCAGATCGTGTGCCATGGGTGCAGGAGCGTGCTACTCTACCCGAGAGGGGCGCCCAGCGTGTGCTGCGCGGTGTGCCATGCCGTCACCAGCGCGCCTCCTCCAG GAATGGAGATGGCTCAGCTTATATGTGTCGGTTGTCGAACCTTGTTGATGTATACTCGCAATGCAAGTACCGTCAGATGCTCATGTTGTGATACAGTCAATCTTGCCAGACCAGCACCGCCAG TGAGTAGTATAGCTCATGTGAACTGCGGCCAGTGCCAGACGGTGTTAATGTATCCATACGGAGCATCTTCAGTAAAATGCGCTATCTGCAATTTCATTACAAATATTGGG ATGAATACCATAAGACCGTTGCCACATACAATGCCTGCACCAAACGGAACTTCATATAATGTCCCATCGACTTCTGCG CCGTCCACTCAATCACAGAATGTAACCGTGGTTGTCGAAAATCCAATGACAGTAGATGACAAGGGAAAATTG GTGAgcaacgtcgtggtcggggtaacGTCTGGTGGGAAAAAGTAG
- the LOC124652586 gene encoding protein LOL2-like isoform X2 has protein sequence MQSQIVCHGCRSVLLYPRGAPSVCCAVCHAVTSAPPPGMEMAQLICVGCRTLLMYTRNASTVRCSCCDTVNLARPAPPVSSIAHVNCGQCQTVLMYPYGASSVKCAICNFITNIGMNTIRPLPHTMPAPNGTSYNVPSTSAPSTQSQNVTVVVENPMTVDDKGKLVSNVVVGVTSGGKK, from the exons ATGCAGAGCCAGATCGTGTGCCATGGGTGCAGGAGCGTGCTACTCTACCCGAGAGGGGCGCCCAGCGTGTGCTGCGCGGTGTGCCATGCCGTCACCAGCGCGCCTCCTCCAG GAATGGAGATGGCTCAGCTTATATGTGTCGGTTGTCGAACCTTGTTGATGTATACTCGCAATGCAAGTACCGTCAGATGCTCATGTTGTGATACAGTCAATCTTGCCAGACCAGCACCGCCAG TGAGTAGTATAGCTCATGTGAACTGCGGCCAGTGCCAGACGGTGTTAATGTATCCATACGGAGCATCTTCAGTAAAATGCGCTATCTGCAATTTCATTACAAATATTGGG ATGAATACCATAAGACCGTTGCCACATACAATGCCTGCACCAAACGGAACTTCATATAATGTCCCATCGACTTCTGCG CCGTCCACTCAATCACAGAATGTAACCGTGGTTGTCGAAAATCCAATGACAGTAGATGACAAGGGAAAATTG GTGAgcaacgtcgtggtcggggtaacGTCTGGTGGGAAAAAGTAG
- the LOC124656312 gene encoding CASP-like protein 1B2, translated as MDTEHGNKPSENSSEPCTVQQVKHKLTGLHPTLLRASALSASTVAAVVMGLNKQSYTAVVAIVGTKPLKQTFTAQFKDTPAFVYFVIANAIASLYNLVVVLVVRRLVQGRVQRLVLLVHMTDMVIMVLLATGAATAASMAELGKNGNLHAHWNPLCNKFGSFCARGGMSIVSSFVGVALMLAINLLYAAANSPRGAVVAGGQ; from the exons ATGGACACTGAGCATGGAAACAAGCCCTCTGAAAATTCTTCAGAACCCTGCACAGTCCAGCAAGTGAAGCACAAGCTCACCGGCCTGCATCCGACCCTGCTGCGAGCATCGGCCCTCTCGGCGTCGACGGTGGCGGCTGTGGTCATGGGGCTCAACAAGCAGTCCTACACCGCAGTGGTGGCAATTGTGGGCACCAAGCCACTCAAACAAACCTTCACTGCGCAGTTCAAGGACACTCCTGCATTTGT GTACTTCGTCATAGCCAATGCTATTGCCAGTCTGTATAACCTAGTGGTAGTTCTCGTTGTGAGGCGCCTTGTGCAGGGAAGGGTCCAGCGTTTGGTACTACTGGTGCACATGACTGACATG GTCATCATGGTTCTATTGGCCACCGGTGCCGCAACAGCAGCCTCGATGGCCGAGTTAGGAAAGAACGGCAACCTGCATGCGCATTGGAACCCGCTATGCAACAAGTTCGGTTCCTTCTGCGCCCGTGGAGGCATGTCGATCGTGTCCTCGTTCGTCGGCGTCGCGCTCATGCTGGCCATAAACCTGCTCTACGCCGCAGCCAACTCTCCCCGTGGCGCCGTCGTCGCAGGAGGCCAATGA